A genomic window from Ruminiclostridium cellulolyticum H10 includes:
- a CDS encoding TerB N-terminal domain-containing protein, whose protein sequence is MVNELSPKSVKSCDDDLYQLHLCKSRDKVILRALKGSTPVKLSLLASEIILPDKLRGLLKKDKEYTVVNLQWLENLKKYLCALTENSPEGMVKVVISKEIEALKRQNVPQSFNVMYSWSEYNKGIGRQLPAEVIYCGKGCFKFKNYYWIINGVDEEDDRWLRKEYIHGSEIIDFITNILPKWEKQSLPYISKIKYVDESILDVVVKQVCEESIELLINWRVNSEELSCIPSLPGYFFADGIIMPGILPKELGIEILKKSGNYILKGDSTAVFMKEIWPKISQYTKGDVDALLRMHKVVSEHCELVLSIRRLEKNGIGRIIGIPKFVFNNLIVKAKDILPKLNNKNRFIKIDSNWIPVENIKKVWKLGNNDGEFIEIEFSEVAEKRISPLKGTWNRVEYPNINLPYGEETRSVIARHIEFLREWGIPGGVVCNLELCSKVFLEAFIHFIRKNPTARILVIGKKNELDLVYEKGPYVVNAMYEGTKRDPQLRNDMTGLIMATPRAIEEYEGLAEVEWDIMCILDANNIVKTHHSKLYRILTKYSVGMVIGHFSSSDFLSRQVLYNTISDIFKVKNGKTAWKYGLYDSEKIETKNQKVPVVLENSLQEVSVNGIPASKNLPVTPKPEKREFIRDIQELNICVTSKHTGYIQSDYYEKAYRFLERARSFEHYKADSAKYVPFSCEWPTYDSMSIHQREWYFWWREQVRMGLYLETDLSYVLVYIYELVNLVGVSDPIDGYEKLYTIWEIYRNKYLKLDFHLLEWIMDYIIINDCPIDFIEILKDNISRCPYFHLPDFLIPYYTDEELSKMSTTLIARFIDYPLKKSKFYTGIHQELLDKYIPRAIAEVNFYLKDRFGKGIFELYKPTKFQKIIRVPFQGAVYGRRGEKELTATVIPYSQHGPLREFLTSVVKHTENKIRELKKFSGKLQGYTLERDIQRIIDKLIQKTAVSEIMTKAKPKINIDTSKVKQLIKDSDQVCEKLISGLEEYETVSNKPEEVSDIEEYTIDGVISEDTLTDSGDIYNILMLLTQDEKNLIKILLQNGFEAEDELIVNQMQGIFIETLIDHINEISLDIIGDMLVSSKDSSKVIEEDYREELLSLEDYLNVINEENEADGLPDEWKEFKTRLTDYQIQTLKAIVEIEEPMKEINKICEENLIMPAMLIDSVNEVAVETIGDIIIDPDRLPPLIIEGTVEILSRLVKIYL, encoded by the coding sequence ATGGTTAATGAACTATCTCCAAAATCTGTTAAATCGTGTGATGATGACTTATATCAGCTCCATCTGTGTAAATCAAGAGATAAAGTTATATTGCGGGCTTTAAAGGGAAGTACTCCGGTTAAATTATCATTATTAGCCAGTGAAATAATCTTACCTGATAAATTAAGGGGTTTACTAAAAAAAGACAAAGAGTACACAGTAGTAAATTTACAGTGGTTGGAAAACTTGAAGAAATATCTGTGTGCTCTTACAGAAAATTCTCCTGAAGGTATGGTTAAGGTAGTTATTTCTAAAGAAATAGAAGCATTAAAACGTCAAAATGTTCCACAGAGTTTTAACGTTATGTATAGTTGGTCGGAGTATAATAAGGGAATTGGAAGGCAGTTACCGGCAGAGGTTATTTACTGTGGAAAAGGTTGTTTTAAATTTAAAAATTATTACTGGATAATCAATGGTGTTGATGAAGAAGATGATCGGTGGCTTAGAAAAGAATATATCCATGGGAGTGAGATAATAGATTTCATTACTAATATTCTTCCTAAGTGGGAAAAACAATCTTTACCTTATATTAGTAAAATTAAGTATGTTGATGAATCAATACTTGATGTCGTAGTAAAGCAGGTTTGCGAGGAGAGCATTGAACTTTTAATTAACTGGAGAGTAAACTCGGAAGAGCTAAGCTGTATTCCATCATTACCTGGTTACTTTTTTGCAGATGGTATTATTATGCCCGGAATACTTCCAAAGGAGTTAGGCATAGAGATACTTAAAAAAAGTGGTAATTACATCCTTAAGGGAGATTCGACTGCTGTATTTATGAAGGAAATTTGGCCTAAAATAAGTCAGTATACAAAGGGTGATGTGGATGCTCTATTAAGAATGCATAAGGTGGTTTCAGAACATTGTGAATTAGTTCTGTCCATAAGACGCCTTGAAAAAAACGGTATCGGAAGAATTATTGGGATTCCGAAGTTTGTATTCAATAATTTAATTGTTAAGGCAAAGGATATATTACCAAAGCTAAATAATAAAAATAGATTTATAAAAATAGATAGCAACTGGATACCGGTAGAAAATATTAAAAAAGTATGGAAATTAGGAAATAATGATGGCGAATTTATTGAAATTGAATTTTCTGAGGTTGCTGAAAAAAGAATATCGCCACTAAAAGGAACTTGGAATCGAGTAGAGTATCCAAACATAAATTTACCTTACGGTGAAGAAACTCGCAGCGTCATAGCAAGGCATATCGAATTTCTCAGAGAATGGGGTATACCTGGCGGGGTAGTGTGCAACCTAGAATTATGTAGCAAGGTATTTTTAGAAGCATTTATCCATTTTATAAGAAAAAACCCAACTGCAAGAATCCTGGTAATAGGGAAAAAAAACGAGTTGGATTTGGTTTATGAGAAGGGGCCTTATGTTGTTAATGCCATGTATGAAGGAACAAAGAGAGATCCTCAGCTTAGGAATGACATGACAGGTTTGATAATGGCCACACCTCGTGCTATTGAAGAGTATGAAGGTTTAGCAGAGGTTGAGTGGGATATAATGTGCATATTGGATGCAAATAATATAGTAAAGACCCATCATTCAAAGCTTTATAGAATACTTACAAAATACAGTGTAGGTATGGTGATTGGCCATTTTTCAAGCTCAGATTTCCTTAGCAGGCAAGTTTTGTATAATACAATATCAGATATATTCAAGGTTAAAAACGGGAAAACGGCTTGGAAGTATGGATTATATGATAGTGAGAAAATTGAGACTAAGAATCAAAAAGTTCCGGTGGTATTAGAAAATAGCCTGCAAGAAGTAAGCGTCAATGGAATACCGGCGTCTAAGAACCTTCCGGTGACTCCCAAGCCTGAAAAGAGAGAGTTTATTAGAGATATACAGGAGTTAAACATATGTGTAACCTCAAAGCATACTGGATATATACAATCGGATTATTATGAAAAAGCATATAGATTTCTTGAAAGAGCAAGAAGTTTTGAGCATTACAAAGCGGATAGTGCAAAGTATGTTCCTTTTTCATGTGAATGGCCTACTTACGATTCTATGTCAATACACCAAAGGGAGTGGTATTTTTGGTGGAGAGAGCAAGTAAGAATGGGTTTATATCTTGAAACAGATCTTTCATATGTATTAGTTTATATTTATGAATTAGTGAACCTTGTAGGTGTTAGTGATCCTATTGACGGTTATGAAAAACTATATACTATATGGGAAATTTATCGGAACAAGTATCTAAAACTTGACTTCCATTTACTGGAATGGATTATGGATTATATTATAATTAATGACTGCCCGATTGATTTCATAGAGATACTAAAGGACAACATAAGCAGGTGCCCATATTTTCATTTGCCGGACTTCCTTATACCATATTATACAGATGAAGAGCTTTCGAAAATGTCTACTACCCTAATAGCAAGATTTATTGATTATCCATTAAAAAAAAGCAAGTTTTACACAGGTATACATCAGGAATTGCTGGATAAATATATACCCCGTGCAATTGCAGAGGTGAATTTCTATTTAAAGGATAGGTTTGGAAAGGGGATATTTGAGCTGTACAAGCCCACAAAATTCCAGAAAATTATTAGAGTACCTTTTCAGGGGGCTGTTTATGGGAGGCGTGGAGAGAAGGAACTAACAGCAACAGTTATTCCATATTCGCAGCATGGGCCTCTTAGGGAATTCCTAACATCAGTTGTAAAGCATACGGAGAATAAAATCAGAGAGTTAAAGAAATTTTCAGGTAAACTTCAGGGCTACACTCTTGAGCGGGATATACAAAGGATAATTGATAAGTTGATACAAAAAACTGCGGTGAGTGAAATTATGACTAAAGCCAAGCCTAAGATAAACATTGATACATCAAAGGTAAAGCAGCTTATAAAGGATTCGGATCAGGTATGTGAAAAGCTTATTTCAGGTTTGGAGGAATATGAGACTGTAAGTAATAAACCGGAAGAAGTATCAGATATAGAAGAGTATACTATTGACGGAGTAATTTCTGAGGATACTCTCACAGACTCTGGAGATATATACAATATACTTATGCTACTTACTCAAGACGAAAAAAATCTCATTAAAATATTGCTGCAGAATGGGTTTGAGGCTGAGGATGAATTAATCGTTAATCAAATGCAGGGAATATTCATCGAAACACTAATAGATCACATTAATGAGATTTCACTAGATATAATTGGAGACATGCTAGTATCAAGTAAAGATAGCTCTAAGGTCATAGAAGAGGACTACAGAGAGGAACTGCTCAGCTTAGAGGATTACTTGAATGTAATTAATGAAGAAAATGAGGCTGATGGACTGCCGGATGAATGGAAGGAATTTAAAACAAGACTTACTGATTATCAAATTCAGACGTTAAAGGCAATTGTAGAAATAGAGGAACCAATGAAGGAGATTAATAAAATTTGTGAAGAAAATTTGATTATGCCGGCAATGTTAATAGATTCTGTAAATGAGGTTGCTGTCGAGACAATCGGGGACATAATTATTGATCCTGATAGGCTTCCACCTTTAATAATCGAAGGAACTGTAGAAATTCTCAGTAGATTGGTAAAAATATACTTATGA
- a CDS encoding DEAD/DEAH box helicase, whose product MTNNDAFYRLAPFIREYIYTHGWTELRDVQLEACKVIFDTDDHLLLAAGTASGKTEAAFLPVLTQLHEKPSSTIGVLYIGPLKALINDQFLRLDDLLKEVDIPVWHWHGDVSQSHKNRFMKDPRGILQITPESLESMIINRDNEISRIFGDLRFIIIDEVHVFMESDRGRQVLCLLERLSRYFEKEPRRIGLSATLGDYSLAEKWLGSGTKRRVATPKTETSQQKIRLAVEHFYISDPIDSKSKLTISSKDEVKEQNLTTDKYYEYIHSKCKAQKCLIFANNRTEAEQVITNLRQIAKAKSLPDIYHVHHGSISASLREAAEQAMRAQDHPAVTAATVTLELGIDIGHLERVIQLGAPFSVSSFLQRLGRSGRRGSPPEMWFACYEEASMDKGALPAQIPWQLIQTIAIIQLYLEERWIEPIEQKKCPFSLMYHQIMSILITKGELSPAALAQKVLTLSPFKEVSQEDFKELLRHLIKIDHIQLTERKGLIVGLAGEQLVRSFRFYAVFAENVEYTVKDDTSEIGSIINPPPPGERFALAGNTWVVVEIDPKNKIVYSKKVNGRVRTYWSGGGGGIHIKLLQRMRKVLFEEKVYPYLKEKAKERLQIARDFARRTELDKKSIFYAGNNEYYIFPWMGTNEFRTLDRWLRVQCSDVAKIRNIGGLPPYYLTIQSDVSNSEELLQVITNMAEREISPYDLVGEEDAPQLQKYDEFIPHNLLRKAFVTDYLDIRAMKGLIGDWK is encoded by the coding sequence ATGACAAATAATGATGCTTTTTACAGACTTGCTCCATTTATAAGAGAATACATCTATACGCATGGTTGGACGGAGTTAAGAGATGTACAACTGGAAGCGTGCAAAGTAATATTCGATACAGACGACCACCTTTTACTTGCAGCGGGTACAGCCTCAGGAAAAACTGAGGCGGCCTTCCTGCCTGTCTTGACTCAACTACATGAAAAACCTTCTTCTACAATTGGAGTGCTATATATAGGCCCGCTTAAGGCACTCATAAATGACCAGTTCCTGCGTTTGGATGATCTTTTAAAGGAAGTTGATATTCCCGTATGGCATTGGCATGGAGATGTATCGCAGAGCCATAAGAATAGGTTTATGAAAGATCCAAGAGGAATTCTACAAATAACACCTGAATCTCTGGAAAGTATGATTATCAACAGAGATAATGAAATTTCACGTATTTTTGGAGATTTGAGGTTTATTATTATAGACGAAGTACACGTATTTATGGAGAGTGACCGTGGACGTCAAGTTTTATGTTTGCTGGAACGCTTGTCTCGCTACTTTGAAAAAGAGCCCAGAAGGATAGGCCTATCAGCTACACTTGGTGACTATTCGCTAGCTGAAAAATGGCTGGGTTCGGGTACTAAGCGCCGGGTCGCTACACCTAAAACAGAAACTTCTCAACAAAAAATACGACTGGCTGTTGAGCATTTTTACATATCTGACCCTATAGACAGTAAAAGTAAGCTCACCATCAGCTCTAAAGATGAAGTAAAGGAACAAAACCTTACGACAGACAAGTACTATGAATATATTCATAGTAAATGTAAAGCTCAAAAATGCCTTATATTTGCAAATAACAGAACTGAAGCGGAGCAAGTAATAACGAATCTTCGGCAGATAGCGAAAGCAAAAAGCTTACCCGATATATACCATGTGCATCACGGCAGTATATCGGCGTCATTAAGGGAAGCTGCAGAACAGGCAATGCGTGCTCAGGATCATCCGGCTGTAACAGCAGCTACTGTTACTCTTGAATTGGGAATTGACATAGGACATCTTGAAAGGGTAATTCAATTGGGAGCACCGTTTTCTGTATCAAGCTTTCTGCAAAGGCTGGGGCGTTCAGGAAGGAGAGGTTCTCCTCCAGAGATGTGGTTTGCCTGCTATGAGGAAGCTTCTATGGATAAAGGAGCACTGCCTGCTCAAATACCGTGGCAGCTTATTCAGACGATTGCAATAATACAGTTGTACTTGGAGGAAAGGTGGATAGAGCCAATTGAGCAAAAAAAGTGTCCCTTCAGTCTTATGTATCATCAGATTATGAGTATATTGATTACTAAGGGAGAACTTTCGCCTGCTGCACTGGCACAGAAGGTATTGACTCTCTCTCCGTTTAAAGAAGTATCTCAGGAAGATTTTAAAGAATTGCTTAGACATTTGATTAAGATAGACCATATACAACTGACAGAGCGAAAGGGTTTAATAGTTGGACTGGCAGGAGAGCAGCTGGTACGAAGCTTCCGCTTCTATGCTGTATTTGCGGAAAATGTAGAATACACTGTAAAAGATGATACAAGCGAAATAGGAAGTATAATAAATCCACCGCCGCCGGGTGAAAGGTTTGCTTTGGCAGGAAATACTTGGGTTGTTGTTGAAATTGATCCCAAAAATAAGATAGTCTATTCCAAAAAAGTAAATGGTAGGGTACGCACATATTGGTCTGGCGGTGGAGGCGGAATACATATAAAGCTTCTACAAAGGATGAGGAAGGTACTTTTTGAGGAAAAGGTTTATCCTTATCTCAAAGAGAAGGCTAAAGAAAGGCTACAAATAGCAAGAGATTTTGCTAGGCGGACAGAATTAGACAAGAAAAGCATATTTTATGCGGGTAATAATGAATATTATATTTTCCCATGGATGGGGACTAATGAATTCCGTACACTTGACAGGTGGTTGCGCGTACAGTGCAGCGATGTAGCAAAAATCAGAAATATAGGAGGCTTGCCGCCTTACTACCTAACGATTCAGTCAGATGTGAGCAACAGTGAGGAGCTTCTACAGGTAATCACTAATATGGCAGAAAGAGAAATTTCACCATATGATTTAGTTGGGGAAGAGGATGCTCCGCAGCTTCAGAAGTATGATGAATTTATACCACATAATTTATTAAGAAAAGCTTTTGTTACAGATTATTTAGACATAAGGGCTATGAAAGGGCTTATAGGTGATTGGAAATAA
- a CDS encoding ATP-binding protein, producing MEKIKIPKRVTTALLNSLGAGVVPRVGLEHVAVGRKEEINAILVDLESIAEGGAAFRFIVGRYGSGKSFMLQIIRNYAMERGYVVADADLSPERRLVGVKGQGRATYRELMYHLSTKTRPDGGALAAILEKWISGIQAQVVKESGMRPNDSGFYSTVEAKIMEVISNMEGMVHGFDFATVLTTYWKGHCIGDDAMKDAALRWLRGEFSTKQEAHSFIDVRVIIDDDSWYDYVKLMATFVSSIGYKGLVIFIDEAVNLYKITHSTTRQNNYEKILTMFNDLMQGKVGNLGIYIGGTPQFMEDQRRGLYSYEALRSRLAESRFVKDGFRDTSGPMIRLQTLTHEEIFVLLKRLVDIHAAHYGYSPTIGSNELTEFMQEAVSRMGAEELLTPRDIVRDFISMLNILHQNPDTPFSQVMGSLDFKIEHNNNDENFEEDDEFAEFTL from the coding sequence GTGGAGAAAATAAAAATACCTAAGCGAGTGACAACAGCTTTACTTAACTCTTTGGGAGCAGGTGTTGTGCCAAGAGTAGGGCTTGAACATGTTGCAGTAGGACGTAAGGAAGAAATTAACGCCATACTGGTGGATCTTGAAAGCATAGCAGAAGGAGGTGCAGCATTTAGGTTTATTGTAGGTCGCTATGGGAGTGGTAAAAGCTTCATGCTGCAGATTATACGAAATTATGCAATGGAAAGAGGTTATGTCGTAGCTGATGCGGATTTATCCCCTGAACGCAGGTTGGTTGGTGTGAAGGGACAGGGAAGGGCAACCTACCGAGAACTGATGTACCATCTATCAACAAAAACACGTCCTGATGGAGGTGCGTTGGCTGCTATACTAGAGAAGTGGATTTCAGGTATTCAGGCACAGGTTGTTAAGGAGAGCGGTATGCGTCCTAATGACTCTGGCTTCTACAGTACAGTAGAGGCTAAAATTATGGAAGTAATAAGTAATATGGAAGGTATGGTTCATGGGTTTGATTTTGCAACGGTTCTTACCACCTATTGGAAGGGCCACTGCATAGGCGATGATGCAATGAAGGATGCTGCACTTAGGTGGCTTAGAGGTGAGTTCAGTACAAAACAAGAAGCACATTCATTCATAGATGTACGTGTAATCATAGACGATGATAGCTGGTATGATTATGTTAAACTTATGGCTACATTTGTGTCGAGCATAGGTTATAAGGGTTTAGTAATTTTTATAGATGAGGCAGTAAATCTATATAAGATTACTCATTCAACGACAAGACAAAACAACTATGAAAAAATTCTTACTATGTTTAATGATTTAATGCAAGGTAAGGTAGGAAATCTAGGTATATATATAGGAGGTACTCCGCAGTTTATGGAAGATCAGCGCAGAGGACTTTACAGCTATGAAGCTCTTAGATCCAGACTCGCGGAAAGCAGATTTGTAAAGGATGGTTTCAGAGATACCTCCGGTCCTATGATTAGACTTCAAACACTGACACATGAAGAGATATTTGTATTACTAAAGCGTCTTGTTGATATACACGCTGCCCATTATGGATACAGCCCTACGATCGGCTCTAATGAGTTGACAGAATTTATGCAGGAAGCTGTCAGCAGAATGGGGGCAGAGGAACTGTTAACCCCAAGGGACATTGTACGTGATTTTATAAGTATGCTGAATATTTTGCATCAAAATCCGGATACACCATTTAGTCAAGTAATGGGTAGTTTAGATTTTAAGATTGAACATAATAACAATGATGAAAACTTTGAGGAAGATGATGAATTTGCGGAGTTTACATTATGA